Proteins from a single region of Bacteroidota bacterium:
- a CDS encoding tail fiber domain-containing protein, translating into MKIRFIFLLPVFLCSTVFVRAQNISINTTGAVADASAMLDITSTTKGILVPRMTTVQRNAIASPATGLLVYDTTLNLFYMYDGTAWRAILNSITGWTLFGNNGTSPAIHFLGTVDNQPIMLRTNNTHAGMISYGGAVFIGTGAGEVNGNTTNSGFGTYTLNSNTSGGYNSAVGYGGLFSNTTGSDNNAFGAFVLQLNTTGYSNTAMGTNALSSNTTGYENQAFGYNSLPANTTGLYNVAVGKESLYGNTTGISNVAIGVNTLHQNIIGGFNVAVGGSALYNSTASNTVAIGFNSMFNNTTGANNTAIGYYTLRANTTGPDNTAVGYYALNANTTGFYNAAFGSNALKDATTGYSNTAIGSLTMENITTGFENTGLGRDVLKTGTTASYNTAVGYQSMYSATTAGANTAIGRNALYSATTATNNVAIGSAALYTTTSSNLTAVGFNAMFFTTTATNNTAIGYYALRLNTTGGDNTALGYYALEALTTGIRNTALGSGALKTGTTGTDNVAVGYNTLDALTAGTHNIGVGNNALGALTTGFQNVAIGYNSMAAATTINYNVAVGAYSLEDNTTGTGNVAIGSFALNVVTTGGNNIAVGSYVLDANTSSSNVGIGHMALTANTTASNGVAVGFTALNANTTGANNVAVGSTALELNTSGANNVAVGFGAGSFNDLNASCTFIGYDADQSVATDFTNGTAIGNGARLTASNSARIGDASVTSIGGYADWTNISDGRFKTDITENVPGLEFIMALRPVVYHLDIKAINAYLNIPDSVIDKNAVAQKSGALQSGFIAQEVEAVAQKLNYEFSGVDAPDNETDVYGLRYAQFVVPMIQAMQEQQQEIESLKTLLIQQQELINALSEKMEMLNLK; encoded by the coding sequence ATGAAAATCCGTTTCATTTTTTTACTCCCGGTATTTCTTTGTTCAACTGTATTTGTTCGGGCACAAAACATTTCCATCAATACAACCGGTGCGGTTGCAGATGCTTCAGCAATGCTGGATATTACATCTACAACCAAAGGAATTTTGGTACCGCGTATGACAACAGTTCAACGCAATGCCATCGCTTCACCCGCAACCGGATTATTGGTGTATGACACTACTTTAAATTTATTTTATATGTACGACGGCACTGCCTGGAGAGCAATATTAAATAGTATAACCGGATGGACCTTATTTGGAAATAATGGTACTAGTCCGGCTATACATTTTTTAGGCACAGTCGATAATCAACCGATTATGTTGCGAACAAATAATACGCATGCTGGAATGATTAGTTATGGAGGTGCTGTATTTATTGGTACAGGTGCTGGCGAAGTAAATGGGAATACAACCAATAGCGGTTTTGGAACTTATACCTTAAATTCAAACACATCAGGTGGTTATAATAGCGCAGTAGGTTATGGCGGATTATTCAGCAACACAACAGGTTCAGATAATAATGCTTTTGGCGCATTTGTTTTACAATTAAATACAACAGGATATAGTAATACGGCAATGGGAACCAATGCACTTTCATCAAATACCACAGGATATGAAAATCAGGCATTTGGATATAATAGTTTACCCGCAAATACAACCGGGTTATATAATGTCGCTGTTGGGAAAGAATCTTTGTATGGCAACACAACAGGTATTTCAAACGTGGCAATTGGAGTAAATACATTACATCAAAATATTATAGGAGGATTTAATGTTGCTGTAGGTGGTTCTGCATTATATAATTCTACTGCAAGTAATACCGTTGCAATTGGATTTAATAGTATGTTCAACAATACAACCGGTGCAAATAATACTGCAATTGGTTATTACACCTTGAGGGCAAATACAACCGGACCGGATAATACTGCAGTTGGTTATTATGCATTAAATGCCAATACAACAGGATTTTATAATGCTGCTTTTGGTAGTAATGCATTAAAAGATGCAACAACCGGATATAGTAATACTGCTATTGGAAGTTTAACTATGGAAAATATTACAACCGGTTTTGAAAATACAGGCTTAGGTCGCGATGTTTTAAAAACAGGAACTACTGCAAGTTATAATACGGCGGTAGGGTATCAGTCCATGTATTCTGCAACAACTGCAGGTGCAAATACTGCAATTGGCAGAAATGCATTATACTCGGCAACTACAGCAACAAATAATGTGGCAATAGGTAGTGCAGCTTTATATACTACCACCTCAAGTAATTTAACTGCTGTTGGATTTAACGCCATGTTTTTTACAACTACTGCCACTAATAATACTGCCATTGGATATTATGCACTGCGCTTAAATACTACCGGAGGAGATAATACCGCTTTAGGTTATTATGCTTTAGAAGCACTTACAACCGGAATAAGAAATACTGCGCTTGGTTCGGGTGCATTAAAAACCGGAACAACAGGTACCGATAATGTTGCTGTTGGGTATAATACCTTGGATGCACTAACAGCCGGTACGCATAATATTGGTGTTGGAAATAATGCATTAGGTGCATTAACCACCGGATTTCAAAATGTGGCAATAGGTTATAATAGTATGGCTGCTGCAACAACAATAAATTATAATGTAGCTGTCGGTGCTTATTCGTTGGAAGATAATACAACCGGTACAGGAAATGTCGCAATTGGTTCTTTTGCATTAAATGTAGTAACTACAGGTGGAAACAATATCGCAGTGGGAAGTTATGTTTTGGATGCAAATACTTCAAGTAGTAATGTGGGTATCGGACATATGGCGTTGACCGCGAATACAACGGCATCAAATGGTGTAGCCGTAGGGTTTACTGCGTTAAATGCCAATACTACAGGTGCAAACAATGTGGCAGTTGGTTCAACGGCATTAGAATTAAATACCTCCGGTGCAAATAATGTTGCTGTTGGTTTTGGAGCTGGTAGTTTTAATGATTTAAATGCATCTTGTACATTTATTGGTTACGATGCCGATCAAAGTGTAGCAACCGATTTTACAAATGGTACTGCAATAGGAAATGGAGCAAGATTAACAGCTTCAAATTCCGCACGAATTGGTGATGCAAGTGTTACCAGTATTGGTGGTTATGCCGACTGGACAAATATTTCGGATGGTAGATTTAAAACGGATATTACTGAAAATGTACCGGGATTGGAATTTATTATGGCATTGCGGCCGGTTGTTTATCACCTTGATATCAAGGCAATTAATGCATATTTAAATATTCCTGATTCAGTAATTGATAAAAATGCTGTGGCGCAAAAATCGGGTGCATTACAATCCGGATTTATTGCCCAGGAAGTAGAAGCTGTTGCACAAAAATTGAACTATGAATTTAGTGGTGTTGATGCACCGGATAATGAAACAGATGTTTATGGTTTACGGTATGCGCAGTTTGTAGTGCCGATGATTCAGGCAATGCAGGAACAACAACAGGAAATTGAATCCCTAAAAACATTATTAATTCAACAACAAGAACTTATTAATGCACTTTCAGAAAAAATGGAAATGCTAAATTTAAAATAA
- a CDS encoding T9SS type A sorting domain-containing protein, which translates to MPINFRFYFISFLLMISQNHLLAQARIIINNNAIMTMDNGVYLVVDNGNTNAITTAGTGGNIISEEENNKIKWHIGTNTGTYTVPFTSLIGVKIPLDMVVTTAGTGAGFVEFSTYAGATWDNETYMPSTVTNMTNGGVTNNSAEVIDRFWIMSTNGYTTRPAGSFNFTYRDAEHTAVGNSITEAQLKAERYAAPTNSWDFYAPVGVDDAVNNKVNGATFTAANFYPVWTLIDQAAHPLPIVLTDFSATCSDKGTILHWSTSNEQNSKSFIIYESVNGVNFSLVAQVDAAGNSTEQIDYSLLIPSGGEKYYRLQLINADASANDFGLVYANCETPSQPAFYAYASAAYTLQVVATNLPDGAYQLQLFNLTGALCNQQEVNIEQGNFIATMQDNKLASGIYIVRLTNNSSVQFQQKVYLRDF; encoded by the coding sequence ATGCCTATTAATTTTCGATTTTATTTTATCTCTTTTTTATTGATGATATCGCAAAATCATCTGCTTGCCCAGGCCCGGATTATAATTAATAATAATGCAATTATGACCATGGATAATGGCGTTTATCTTGTAGTGGATAATGGTAACACAAATGCAATAACTACCGCAGGCACAGGAGGAAATATTATTTCGGAAGAAGAAAATAACAAAATTAAATGGCATATCGGAACTAACACAGGAACTTATACGGTGCCTTTTACTTCCTTAATTGGTGTAAAAATACCACTTGATATGGTAGTAACAACAGCGGGAACAGGAGCGGGGTTTGTTGAATTTTCAACTTATGCAGGAGCAACATGGGATAATGAAACGTATATGCCGTCAACAGTAACCAATATGACAAATGGTGGTGTAACTAATAATTCTGCTGAAGTGATTGACCGGTTTTGGATAATGTCAACAAACGGATACACTACACGACCTGCGGGGTCATTTAATTTCACCTATCGCGATGCAGAACATACGGCAGTTGGAAATTCAATAACAGAAGCACAATTAAAAGCAGAACGTTATGCAGCACCAACAAATAGTTGGGATTTTTATGCTCCTGTTGGTGTTGATGATGCGGTAAATAATAAAGTAAATGGTGCAACTTTTACTGCAGCAAATTTTTATCCGGTATGGACATTAATTGATCAGGCTGCACATCCGTTACCAATTGTTTTAACTGATTTTTCAGCGACATGTTCCGACAAGGGTACTATATTACACTGGTCAACCAGTAATGAACAAAATAGTAAATCATTTATTATATATGAAAGTGTTAATGGCGTAAATTTTTCACTCGTAGCTCAGGTTGATGCTGCAGGAAATAGCACCGAACAAATTGATTATTCATTATTAATTCCTTCGGGGGGAGAAAAGTATTATCGTTTGCAATTAATAAATGCAGATGCAAGTGCAAATGACTTCGGATTAGTGTATGCTAACTGTGAAACACCTTCGCAGCCTGCATTTTATGCTTATGCCTCAGCGGCTTACACATTACAAGTTGTTGCTACAAATTTGCCGGATGGCGCATATCAGCTTCAACTTTTTAATTTGACAGGGGCATTGTGTAATCAGCAAGAAGTAAATATTGAGCAGGGTAATTTTATTGCAACGATGCAGGATAATAAACTGGCTTCTGGAATATATATTGTTCGATT